The Kocuria turfanensis genome contains the following window.
CGCGATCCGGGTCGACGGCGCGGACCTGCGGGTCAAGGTGGTGGGCGAGGGCGGCAACCTCGGCTGCACCCAGCTCGGGCGCGTGGAGGCCGCCCTCGGCGGCGTGCTGCTGAACACGGACGCGATCGACAACTCCGGCGGCGTGGAGTCCTCCGACCGGGAGGTCAACATCAAGATCCTCGTGGACCGGATGGTCGTGGCCGGGGAGCTGGCCGCCGAGGAGCGGGCCGGGTTCATCGAGGCCATGACGGACGAGGTGGCCGGTCTCGTGCTCGAGACCAACGTGGCCCAGAACGTGCTGCTGACCACGGAGCGCTCGCGCACCGCCCGGTTCAACGAGTCCTACCTCCGCTTCATGCACTGGCTCGAGGAGAACGCCGAGCTCGACCGGCAGATCGAGAGCCTGCCCTCGGACGAGGAGCTGCGCCAGCGGGTGACCCGGCTGGGGCTGGGGATCACCTCCCCGGGGCTGTCCGTGCTCGCGGCCTACGCCAAGATCCAGCTGTTCGAGGCCCTCGTGGACTCCGACCTCGCCGAGGACCCGTGGTTCGCCCGGGTGCTGGAGGAGTACTTCCCGGCGCAGATCACCGACCGGTTCGGCCGGCTCGTGGACACCCACCCGCTGCGCGCCGAGATCATCTGCACCGTGGTGGCGAACCGGATGATCAACTACGGCGGGGTCACCTTCGTCCAGCGGGTCATCGACGAGACCGGGGCCTCTCCGGCGGACATCGCCCGGGCGTTCGTCGCCGCGGTCGAGATCTACGACCTCGAGGACTACGTCCGACGGCACCGGGTCCTGCCCGCGGGAACGCCCGTGGAGCTGTGGGACCGGATGTTCCTGGACATGCACCGGGTCCTGGACCGCGTGGTGCGCTGGCTCCTCCACCGGCAGGAGACCGCCGACCCGGTCACCGAGGTCATCGAGCGGTACAAGCCGACGGTGGACATCCGTTTCCTCGAGGACCGGCTGCTGGGGGAGGACTCCCGCCAGCGGGTCGACTCCCGCGCGGAGGCGGCCGTGCGGCAGGGGGTGCCGGGGCCGCTGGCCACGGAGTGGTCGCAGCTGCTGGACGCGTTCGCGCTGCTCGACGTCGCCCGTCTGGCGCACGCCTCCGGCACCGGGCTGGACGAGGACGGCAGGATCGACGAGGAGCAGATCAAGACCATCGCCAAGGTCTACTTCGAGCTCTACGACCGCTACCGCATGGAGGGCCTGCTCAACCGGATCACGGACCTGCCGCAGGAGACCCGCTGGCAGGTGCTGGCCCGCATGGCGATGCGGGAGGACGTCTACGCCACGCTCGTGGCCCTCGCCGACCGGGCGCTCCGGGCACCGGGGCGGACCGCGCGCGAGAAGGTCGACGCCTGGGAGGAGGCCAACGAGTCCCGCCTGGCGCGGCTGCGCGAGGTGCTCGGGGAGATCGAGGCCGAGGGCCGGGGCGAGCCCGGGACCGAGCTCGCGTCCCTGTCCGTGGCCCTGCGGACCATGCGCAACGCCCTGGCCGGATAGGCCGGTCGGTGGAGGGAGCGGCCGCGGTCGTCGGCGCGGGGCCCAACGGGCTGGCCGCGGCCGTGGTGCTGGCCCGCGCCGGGCTCGACGTCACGGTGCACGAGGCGGCGGGCGCGCCCGGCGGGGCGGCGCGCTCCGCCGCCGTGCTCGGCCCCGGCACGGTGGTGGACCTCGGCTCCGCGGTGCACCCCTTCGGGGTGGCCAGCCCGCTGTTCTCGCGGCTGGGCCTGCACCGCCACGGGCTGGAGTGGCTGCACCCGCCGGTGGTCGCGGCCCATCCCCTCGACGACGGCCCGCCCGGGCTGCTGCACCGCTCCCTCGAGCGCACCGCCGCGGAGCTGGGCCCGGACGGCCGGGCCTGGTCGGCCCTGCACCGTGGCGTGGTGGAGCGCTGGGAGCAGACGGTCGAGTCCGCCCTGGGCCCGCTCGTGCGGGTGCCCGAGCACCCGGCGGCCCTGGCGTCCTTCGGGCTCCGGGCGCCGTGGCCGGCCGCGGCCACGGCGCGGGCGGTGTTCCGCACCGAGCAGGCCCGGGGTCTGTTCGCCGGGTCCGCGGCGCACGCCGTGCTGCCCCCGCGCCACGTGCTGACCTCCGCGTTCGGCACGCTGTTCGGCGCCGCCGCCCACGCCACGGGCTGGCCGGTGGCCCGGGGCGGGTCCCAGGCGATCGCCGACGCGCTCGTGGCCGACCTCCGGGAGCACGGGGGCCGGGTGCTGCTGGACCGCCCGGTGACCGACCTCGCCCAGGTGCGCCCGGCCGAGCTCGTCCTGCTCGATCTCACGCCCCGGCAGGTGCTGGGCCTGGGCGGGCTCGAGCTGCCGCCCCGGTACCGCCGGGCGCTGTCCCGCTGGCGCTACGGGACGGCCTGCTACAAGGTCGACCTCCTGCTGGACGGGCCCGTGCCCTGGTGCGACCCACGGGTGGCCCGGGCCGGGACGGTGCACGTGGGCGGGACGCTCGCCCAGATCGGGGCCGCGGAG
Protein-coding sequences here:
- a CDS encoding phytoene desaturase family protein translates to MEGAAAVVGAGPNGLAAAVVLARAGLDVTVHEAAGAPGGAARSAAVLGPGTVVDLGSAVHPFGVASPLFSRLGLHRHGLEWLHPPVVAAHPLDDGPPGLLHRSLERTAAELGPDGRAWSALHRGVVERWEQTVESALGPLVRVPEHPAALASFGLRAPWPAAATARAVFRTEQARGLFAGSAAHAVLPPRHVLTSAFGTLFGAAAHATGWPVARGGSQAIADALVADLREHGGRVLLDRPVTDLAQVRPAELVLLDLTPRQVLGLGGLELPPRYRRALSRWRYGTACYKVDLLLDGPVPWCDPRVARAGTVHVGGTLAQIGAAESQARAGRLPERPFVLVAQQGAADPSRAPAGQQVLWAYAHVPHGCDDPRAGERVLDQLERFAPGVRDRILARVDTPPSGLQAWNANLVGGDIGGGALDGLQQVFRPVVQADPYATGVPGVFLCSSSTPPGGGVHGMAGYHAARRALTGLARDRRRTGGQTG